Proteins co-encoded in one Kwoniella shandongensis chromosome 12, complete sequence genomic window:
- a CDS encoding pyruvate dehydrogenase (acetyl-transferring) E1 component, alpha subunit, which yields MSFSVLRARGLRAATRSVGVKPLRSTLPAIRSLQTDADKSSPMHGDLPSSGSESFKVQLHPESFHSYRCDAPAPETSVTKDELIDMYHWMVQMRRMEQAADALYKQKLIRGFCHLAIGQEAVSVGMEKAIDENDRVITSYRCHTFAVLRGGTIKGVIAELMGRADGMSEGKGGSMHIFTPSFFGGNGIVGAQVPVGAGIALAQKYQKKKTATFALYGDGASNQGQVFEAYNMAKLWNLPCIFVCENNKYGMGTSAERSSQNTQFFTRGDQIPGLQVNGMDILAVREATRWAKEWVTSGKGPLVIEFVTYRYGGHSMSDPGTTYRTRDEVQQMRSEKDAIAGLKKYILDWGVTDEANLKAIDKRAKDEVDVAVEEAKKSPAPDQVEFWKDIYYKGTEPPFMRGREKEEVHFYNK from the exons ATGTCATTCTCCGTCCTTCGTGCTCGGGGTCTTCGAGCTGCCACTCGATCAGTCGGTGTC AAGCCCCTCCGATCTACTCTCCCTGCTATCCGATCACTCCAGACCGATGCCGACAAGAGTTCGCCCATGCACGGtgatctcccttcatccGGTTCAGAGTCT TTCAAAGTCCAGCTTCACCCTGAATCTTTCCACTCATACCGTTGCGATGCCCCCGCTCCCGAGACCTCTGTCACCAAGGATGAGTTGATCGACATGTATCActggatg GTTCAAATGCGACGAATGGAGCAAGCCGCCGATGCTCTTTACAAGCAGAAGCTTATCCGTGGTTTCTGTCACTTGGCCATCGGTCAAGAGGCCGTTTCAGTCGGTATGGAGAAGGctatcgacgagaacgacaGAGTTATCACTTCTTACCGATGCCACACCTTTGCCGTCTTGCGAGGCGGAACAATCAAGGGTGTGATCGCCGAGTTGATGG GTCGAGCGGACGGTATGTCAGAGGGCAAGGGTGGTTCTATGCACATCTtcactccctctttcttcggtGGTAACGGTATTGTCGGTGCTCAA GTTCCCGTCGGAGCTGGTATCGCTCTCGCCCAGAAGtaccagaagaagaagactgCTACTTTCGCTCTTTACGGTGACGGTGCTTCCAACCAGGGTCAAGTATTCGAGGCTTAcaacatg GCCAAGCTCTGGAACCTCCCCTGTATCTTCGTTTGTGAGAACAACAAGTACGGTATGGGTACCTCCGCCGAGCGATCTTCCCAGAACACCCAGTTCTTCACTCGTGGTGACCAGATCCCCGGTCTCCAG GTCAACGGTATGGACATTCTTGCCGTCCGAGAGGCGACCAGGTGGGCGAAGGAGTGGGTCACTTCCGGCAAGGGTCCCTTGGTCATTGAGTTCGTCACCTACCGATACGGTGGTCACTC TATGTCCGACCCCGGTACAACTTACCGAACCCGAGACGAGGTCCAGCAGATGCGATCCGAGAAGGATGCTATCGCTGGTTTGAAGAAGTACATTTTGGACTGGGGAGTGACCGATGAGGCCAACTTGAAG GCTATCGACAAGAGGGCCAAGGACGAGGTTGATGTTGCCGTTGAGGAGGCCAAGAAGAGCCCTGCCCCTGATCAGGTTGAGTTCTGGAAGGACATCTAC TACAAGGGTACCGAGCCTCCTTTCATGCGTGgtagggagaaggaggaagtccaCTTCTACAACAAATAA